From a region of the Desulfatiglans sp. genome:
- a CDS encoding type II toxin-antitoxin system VapC family toxin, producing MKYILDTHAFLWALFNPDKLSKATIQTIISQENSIAVSVITFWEISLKYSIGKLDLSGIKPDDLPGFANKTGFEIAQISPDEVATFYKLPRLGHRDAFDRLLIWQAIQQKRILISKDNSFNEYKDYGLQMHW from the coding sequence ATGAAATATATCCTTGATACTCATGCCTTTTTGTGGGCGCTCTTTAATCCTGATAAGTTGAGTAAAGCAACTATCCAGACAATCATTTCCCAGGAAAATAGTATTGCTGTCAGTGTGATTACATTCTGGGAGATATCCCTCAAGTATTCAATAGGCAAACTGGATCTTTCAGGCATTAAACCTGATGACCTGCCTGGCTTTGCAAATAAAACAGGTTTTGAGATTGCACAGATTAGCCCTGATGAGGTCGCAACCTTTTATAAACTCCCCAGACTGGGTCATCGTGACGCCTTTGATCGCCTGTTAATATGGCAGGCAATACAGCAAAAAAGGATTCTTATCTCAAAAGACAATTCATTTAATGAATATAAGGATTATGGCCTTCAAATGCACTGGTAG
- a CDS encoding type II toxin-antitoxin system Phd/YefM family antitoxin, translated as METFSIGEMKSRFSEIIGELRQGREIIVSYGKKKEKIAVLIPYAKYKNKPERKLGILKGIGNCNIHKDFKISDDEFLSL; from the coding sequence ATGGAGACATTTTCTATTGGTGAAATGAAATCCCGGTTTTCAGAAATAATCGGAGAGTTGCGGCAGGGCAGGGAGATAATTGTCAGCTATGGCAAGAAAAAGGAAAAGATAGCAGTACTAATACCATATGCTAAATACAAAAATAAGCCTGAAAGAAAATTGGGTATCTTAAAAGGTATCGGTAATTGCAATATTCACAAAGATTTTAAAATAAGTGATGATGAGTTTCTTTCCTTATGA
- a CDS encoding polysaccharide biosynthesis protein yields the protein MPRFLYKNFFIIFLIDIILIGFSWYFAHLLRYNFAIPESSLSILHRFIPFVIITKIIIFYLFNLYEGMWRYTSLADLLSILKAASIASLIVILLTFFTHRLGGFSRSIFIIDWVLTLLCVAGSRVAIRLYYWLGAGDESAGVRSINFLKALVKPGRKGKRLIIIGAGDCAEKISREIHDNPNLGYRIMGYIDDDPNKASRHIHGIPVLGNRNEIGYYVEQMEAQELLIAMPSIAAREMREIVKLCEKSGVPYKTVPGMGELINGKVTIKAIRDVSYNDLIGREPVKLDEERIGAYLKGKRVLITGAGGSIGSELCRQVCRFSPESLVLYERAESPLYEIDLELKERFPNVTIIPRLADITDTCKLEKAFTDTMPEVVFHAAAYKHVPMLEHNPWEAVGNNILGTRNVIAAANNAGVERFVFVSTDKAVRPANVMGSSKRVAELMIQAQNGCNLTDTKFITVRFGNVVGSVGSVIPLFKRQIEKGGPVTVTHREITRFFMTIPEACQLILQAGSMGNGGEIFILDMGVPIKIAEMAEDLIRLSGFEPYRDIDIKFVGLRPGEKLYEELITEGEGIVNTSHKKIMVLKGTSCDLTILNGRLEKMESLMEKQDGEGIRQALKEILPEYIEQERAS from the coding sequence TTTCCTGGTATTTTGCCCATTTGCTCAGGTATAACTTTGCTATACCTGAAAGCTCATTATCAATACTTCATCGTTTTATTCCCTTTGTTATAATTACTAAAATTATAATCTTCTACCTCTTTAATCTTTATGAGGGTATGTGGAGATATACAAGCCTTGCAGACCTGCTTTCTATCCTTAAGGCTGCCAGTATTGCATCACTGATTGTTATACTCCTTACCTTTTTTACACACAGGCTGGGAGGGTTCTCGCGATCAATATTCATTATTGACTGGGTTCTTACACTCCTCTGTGTAGCTGGTAGCCGTGTTGCTATAAGGCTCTATTACTGGTTAGGCGCAGGTGATGAATCAGCAGGGGTAAGGAGTATCAATTTTTTAAAGGCCCTTGTAAAACCTGGCAGGAAGGGTAAAAGGCTTATTATAATCGGCGCCGGTGATTGCGCAGAAAAGATCAGCCGTGAAATACATGATAATCCGAATCTTGGATACAGGATCATGGGTTATATTGATGATGACCCCAATAAGGCAAGCAGGCATATACATGGTATACCTGTGCTGGGTAATAGGAATGAGATAGGTTATTATGTCGAGCAGATGGAGGCACAGGAGCTACTGATTGCCATGCCATCCATTGCTGCCAGGGAGATGCGGGAGATTGTTAAACTGTGCGAAAAAAGCGGTGTGCCATATAAGACTGTCCCAGGCATGGGTGAGCTTATCAATGGTAAGGTGACGATTAAGGCCATAAGGGATGTTTCATATAATGACCTTATCGGCAGAGAGCCTGTGAAGCTGGATGAGGAGAGGATAGGTGCCTACCTCAAGGGTAAAAGGGTGCTTATTACAGGTGCTGGCGGTTCAATAGGTTCTGAACTGTGCAGGCAGGTATGCAGGTTCTCGCCTGAAAGCCTTGTGCTCTATGAACGTGCTGAAAGCCCGCTTTATGAGATTGATCTGGAGCTGAAAGAGCGTTTCCCGAATGTAACCATTATCCCAAGGCTAGCTGATATTACAGATACCTGTAAGCTTGAAAAGGCATTTACAGATACCATGCCTGAGGTAGTGTTTCACGCGGCTGCGTATAAGCATGTACCCATGCTCGAGCATAATCCCTGGGAGGCAGTCGGTAACAACATACTTGGAACAAGGAATGTGATTGCTGCTGCCAATAATGCAGGGGTTGAGAGATTTGTTTTTGTATCCACTGATAAGGCGGTAAGGCCGGCAAATGTTATGGGCTCCTCAAAAAGGGTGGCTGAGCTGATGATCCAGGCGCAGAATGGATGCAACCTCACTGATACAAAGTTTATTACTGTAAGGTTCGGGAATGTGGTAGGCAGTGTCGGGAGTGTAATCCCCCTATTTAAGAGGCAGATAGAAAAGGGTGGTCCTGTAACAGTAACACATCGTGAAATAACCAGGTTTTTTATGACCATACCTGAGGCGTGCCAGCTTATACTTCAGGCAGGTTCAATGGGTAATGGAGGCGAGATATTTATACTTGATATGGGTGTGCCCATTAAAATAGCCGAAATGGCAGAAGACCTGATACGTCTTTCCGGTTTTGAACCATACAGGGATATAGATATCAAATTTGTAGGTTTAAGGCCCGGTGAAAAGCTCTATGAGGAATTGATCACAGAGGGCGAGGGGATAGTAAATACATCCCATAAGAAGATAATGGTTTTAAAGGGCACTTCCTGCGACCTTACCATACTCAATGGAAGGCTTGAAAAAATGGAGAGCCTGATGGAAAAGCAGGATGGTGAGGGCATAAGGCAAGCCCTTAAAGAGATTCTGCCGGAATATATAGAACAGGAGAGAGCTTCATGA